The DNA sequence TTACCAATATTTATAGCTGTACAAAAATTCACTTGTTTGACCTCATTATTCGGTCACCAGGCATTTTATCACCAACCAATGTGGTAAGGTAAAGATAAAAAGTCATGTCACACAGAAATAATGAAGGGACatctataattgattttttatttatttttccccttGTTAAAAAGTCTAATGTTAGGATAATTTTGCTATGAACTATTAGGAAGTCAGAATAAATGAAGAGTGAAAACAAttccataaaacaaaaatcaaaatcatttatATTAGTCATAGATtcccaaaattttataaaaagtcAAAGATGACTCTTTCTGAGACATTCCCACCACTCCcacattacaaaataaattcctCTTCCACCCACCACTCCCCATTAACCCAAAAATCATGAATCCACTTCTTCTCTAGGCTCtggctcttcttcttcttcctcttcctcttcctctctctttctcttccacCTTCAATAATATCTCATTCTCTTCCTCTCTGAAACCTTTAAAAAAAGGCTGTGAAAGAAAATGCTAGGAAAGAAGAtggtttctttcaaaaaattggCAAAGAAAGTGAAGGATTTGGGTGGAAACGATCGTCAGCCATCTTACAATGAATGCCTGCTGAGGGAATTCGAGCAAGATTCCCCTTCATCTGCCACAACACCAACTGGGTTTCTGGCAGTTTATGTAGGAGAGGAACGGCAGCGTTTTGTGGTTCCTACGAGCTTCCTCGCTCATCCACTCTTCAAGATGTTGTTGGAGAAGGCATACAATGAGTTTGGGTTCGAGCAGAGAAATGGTCTAGTTGTTCCATGCAGTGTCTCTACTTTCCAAGAGGTTGTGAATGCTGTTGAATGCAGTAATGGGAAGTTTGATTTTGGGAAACTAGTGGAGGAGTTTGTTTAGTAATTAATagaaaacaaagggaaaaaaatgaacagaaggttgtttttttttttttttttttttcgttgagATTAGGTAGGGAAAATGATAAGGGAATATCAGTACATGCTGTGGATTTGTAATTCCATGAATGCATTAGAAACATGTATCAAAGAGATGTATGAATATAGCTCTTCCAAAAGAATGGAGCTTGTAGTTTTGATCCTTTTTGGGATGTCTAAATTCCAATCTTCCGAGTCCATTAAATTGAGATTGAAccttaaaaagattaaaaaaaaaaaaaaaaggaaattgaggTAAAATCTGCAATTTGACCaacatttccataatttatgaGATTAAGAGAAGAAGGGTGTTGAAGCCAAACGTGAAACAGAGGCCAGCAACTGTAATAAGTGAACAAGTGGAATGAAATAGGGATGGTTTCCTTTCTTGGGAATTAGTTCAAGAATGACATAATTCTTATC is a window from the Ziziphus jujuba cultivar Dongzao chromosome 11, ASM3175591v1 genome containing:
- the LOC107432098 gene encoding auxin-induced protein X15 encodes the protein MLGKKMVSFKKLAKKVKDLGGNDRQPSYNECLLREFEQDSPSSATTPTGFLAVYVGEERQRFVVPTSFLAHPLFKMLLEKAYNEFGFEQRNGLVVPCSVSTFQEVVNAVECSNGKFDFGKLVEEFV